One part of the Bradyrhizobium sp. CB1650 genome encodes these proteins:
- a CDS encoding HAD-IA family hydrolase, producing the protein MISRHTIVFDLDGTLVDTAPDLINALNHVLDREGLPPVPVQSARNMIGAGARKLIERGLEAEGRNVSVEEMNRLTADFIAYYADHIADESRPFEGLETALDDLAERGHTLAVCTNKLEWLSKRLLDKLGLSGRFAAICGADTFGVQKPDPTILRETVARAGGQLAASIMVGDAGTDVGVARRAGVPVIGVSFGYTDVPIVELKPDRLIHHMRDLPAAASSLITT; encoded by the coding sequence ATGATCTCCCGTCACACCATCGTCTTCGATCTCGACGGCACGCTTGTGGATACGGCGCCCGACCTGATCAACGCGCTGAACCACGTGCTCGACCGCGAAGGGCTGCCGCCCGTGCCGGTGCAATCGGCCCGCAACATGATTGGTGCCGGCGCCCGCAAGCTGATCGAACGGGGACTGGAGGCCGAGGGCCGCAACGTCAGCGTCGAGGAGATGAATCGGTTGACGGCCGATTTCATCGCCTATTACGCCGACCACATCGCCGACGAATCGCGGCCTTTCGAGGGACTTGAGACGGCGCTCGACGATCTCGCGGAGCGCGGCCATACCCTCGCTGTCTGCACCAACAAGCTGGAATGGCTGTCGAAGCGGCTGCTGGACAAGCTGGGCCTGAGCGGCCGCTTCGCGGCGATCTGTGGCGCCGACACCTTTGGCGTCCAGAAGCCCGATCCCACCATCCTGCGCGAGACCGTGGCGCGGGCCGGCGGGCAGCTCGCCGCCAGCATCATGGTCGGCGATGCCGGAACCGACGTCGGCGTGGCCCGGCGGGCCGGGGTTCCCGTGATCGGCGTCAGCTTCGGCTATACCGACGTACCGATCGTCGAGCTGAAGCCGGACCGGCTGATCCATCACATGCGCGACCTGCCGGCCGCCGCAAGCAGTCTGATAACGACTTAG